In Thunnus thynnus chromosome 4, fThuThy2.1, whole genome shotgun sequence, a genomic segment contains:
- the LOC137181862 gene encoding protein unc-119 homolog B-like — translation MSGAKARSDAAPVAENVSGGGHGTAAPPRDRKPGGGVLKRLKSRRSQVESRPVTEEDLRTQSGHITPEDVLGLRVATRGYLCKPEDNIYNIDFVRFKIRDLETGTVLFEIAKPPHTEEDEENREGDVSAGRFVRYQFTPAFLRLRTVGATVEFTVGNRPLNNFRMIERHYFRDHLLKSFDFDFGFCIPNSRNTCEHIYEFPQLSESLVRQMVECPYETRSDSFYFVENRLVMHNKADYAYNGGQ, via the exons ATGAGCGGAGCCAAAGCCCGCAGCGACGCAGCGCCTGTTGCTGAAAATGTCTCCGGCGGCGGGCACGGTACTGCGGCTCCTCCGCGGGACCGCAAGCCCGGCGGAGGTGTTCTGAAGAGGCTCAAGTCCCGGAGGAGCCAGGTGGAAAGCAGGCCCGTCACGGAGGAGGACCTGCGGACACAGAGTGGTCATATCACGCCGGAGGATGTGCTAGGACTGCGGGTGGCTACGCGAG GGTACCTCTGTAAACCCGAGGACAATATTTATAACATTGACTTTGTGCGCTTTAAGATCAGAGACCTGGAGACTGGCACTGTCCTGTTTGAGATTGCCAAGCCACCACACACAG aggaagatgaggagaaCAGAGAAGGAGATGTCAGCGCGGGCCGATTTGTACGCTACCAGTTCACCCCAGCCTTCCTGCGACTGAGGACTGTGGGAGCTAC GGTGGAATTCACCGTTGGAAACCGGCCTCTAAACAACTTCCGCATGATCGAGAGGCACTATTTCCGTGATCACCTGCTGAAGAGCTTCGACTTTGACTTTGGCTTCTGTATCCCGAACAGCCGCAATACTTGTGAGCACATCTATGAGTTCCCTCAGCTGTCTGAGAGCTTGG TCCGTCAGATGGTGGAGTGTCCTTATGAGACCCGTTCAGACAGCTTCTATTTCGTGGAGAACAGACTGGTCATGCACAACAAGGCAGACTATGCTTATAACGGAGGACAATGA